Within Kineothrix sp. MB12-C1, the genomic segment ACCGCATGACACAGTTCAAAGACAAGTCTTCCAAACATGCGGATAATATCAATGCCGGCCTTTTCACTTATCCGGTACTTATGGCTGCTGATATTTTATTATATCAGTCGGATGTAGTTCCTGTTGGAAAGGATCAATTACAGCATTTGGAAATCACAAGAGATATCGCACAACGCTTTAATGCGATTTACGGAGATGTATTCACCGTTCCGGAGCCTTATATCGGCAAATCGGGCGCTAAAATTATGAGTCTGCAAGATCCGGTTAAGAAAATGTCCAAATCCGATGAGAATCCTAATGCGAGTATTTATTTGATGGACGATCCGGATACGATTATCCGCAAATTCAAGCGAGCGGTAACGGATTCGGAAGGGGCTGTAAGATATAGGGAGGAACAGCCGGGTATTCGTAATCTTATCGATATTTATTCCACATGTACCGGAAAGAGCGCAGAGGAAGTGGAGAAGGAGTTCGACGGCAAGGGATACGGCGATTTCAAGCTTGCGGTAGGCGAATCCGTAGTGAGTGTGTTAAAGCCTGTGCAAGAATGTTATCAGGAACTGCTTCAGGATAAAACATATATCGATGCCGTAATCAAAGAGAATGCGGATAAGGCGAATTATTATGCGACTAAGACCTTGCGTAAGGTTCAGAAAAAAGTAGGATTCCCTGAAAGAATCCGCTAAATAAAACGCAATTATGGATGAAAAGCGATTTGAAGAAGCAAAAAATAAAATAATCGGTATCCAAAGAAGCCGCGCAGGAATCGGAACTTTACAGGAAAAAACGGTACATGCAGTTTTAAAGAATTATTATGCTCCGGACGAAACAACACATGAGATTGTGTTGGAGCATTATGTTGCGGATATTTTCACGGGTAAGGAAATCATAGAGATCCAAAATGGGAATTTCAATAAAATACGTACGAAATTAGAGGTATTTTTGGAACGACATCCGGTAACAGTCGTCTATCCGATTCCTCATACGAAGTGGCTTATTTGGATCGATGAAGAGACGGGAGAATTTTCGAAGAAGAGAAAGAGTCCGCGGACAGGCAGCGCTTATCAGGCATTTAAGGAACTCTACCGTATTAAATCCTACTTAAAGCATGGAAACCTGAAGTTTTGTTTTCCCTTAATGGATGTGGAGGAATATCGCCTGTTAAACGGATGGAGTGCCGATAAAAAGAAGGGTTCTTGCCGCTATGACAGGATTCCGGTGGCCTTATTCGATGAAGTAATTATCGAAAGAAGGGAAGATTATCTGCAGTTTCTGCCTTATGAGCTTCCTGTTACTTTCACTTCAGCGGATTTGGTGCAAACGGCTAGGATTCCGCTAAAAACGGCTCATCTTGTTCTAAATATTCTTTATTTTATGGAGGTGGTAGAGCGGATCGGGAAAAGCGGCCGCTCTTATTTATATAAAATTGCCGATGATTTGTCTTGAGATGGAAGGGAACATTCGGGCAAAACAAGAAAAAATGATGTGACTGTGAGGGTACTGAACAGTTACAAAATGATTATGATATACGTCAGAAATTAGAAGAGGAGTAAGAGATTTTTATGACACAACAGACAGAAAAGGACCGCCAGTTTCTCTTTATAGAACAAGCGAAGGAATATGTGGATAAACTGGCAGAGCAGCTTGGGAGAAGACCTCTCTGCAATGTAACAACATTTGGTTGTCAGATGAATGCCAGGGACTCTGA encodes:
- the trpS gene encoding tryptophan--tRNA ligase codes for the protein MIDGKKILFSGMQATGTLTLGNYLGALKNWVTLSDEYECFYSVVDLHSITVRQDPAELRKRARNLLTLYIAAGLDPKKNCIYYQSHVSGHTELSWILNCFTYMGELNRMTQFKDKSSKHADNINAGLFTYPVLMAADILLYQSDVVPVGKDQLQHLEITRDIAQRFNAIYGDVFTVPEPYIGKSGAKIMSLQDPVKKMSKSDENPNASIYLMDDPDTIIRKFKRAVTDSEGAVRYREEQPGIRNLIDIYSTCTGKSAEEVEKEFDGKGYGDFKLAVGESVVSVLKPVQECYQELLQDKTYIDAVIKENADKANYYATKTLRKVQKKVGFPERIR